One genomic region from Candidatus Nitrosopumilus koreensis AR1 encodes:
- a CDS encoding winged helix-turn-helix domain-containing protein codes for MSKTINPKVVEILKTKSLVPTFDPSMKTLMRIVKFMKENPSEGKTQLALDTKLNYARLAKHIVWMEKKGLVESVIEDNKINISLTSTGIDFAKIISKIS; via the coding sequence TTGAGTAAAACCATCAATCCTAAAGTAGTAGAAATTCTGAAAACCAAATCTCTTGTGCCAACTTTTGATCCAAGCATGAAAACTCTTATGCGCATAGTAAAATTTATGAAAGAAAATCCATCTGAAGGAAAAACGCAGCTAGCCCTTGATACCAAACTAAACTATGCACGACTTGCAAAACATATTGTATGGATGGAGAAAAAGGGTCTTGTTGAGTCTGTAATTGAGGATAACAAAATCAATATTTCTCTGACTAGTACTGGCATAGACTTTGCAAAAATAATTTCAAAAATTAGTTAA